The nucleotide window GCATTACAATCGAAATTGCCCAACTTTACCTGGTTCAGGGTCGGTACACGCTGGCCGCAAAAACATGTGAAGATCAACCCTCGGCCTCTGGCGAGGAGCGCGCTGCTCTTGACCTTCTGCAGGCTTTCATCGGCATTGGGAGATACTCGAAGCTCAGAACCGCGCTGAGGATTGCACAAGAGATTGGAGAGGCGTGGCATCTCACCGGCCGATATGAGGAATCCAAGCTTTCCCAACAGCTGCAAGCCGTGACTATCAAAGACTCGGAAGGGGAAGCTTCTCCGTTAACAGAAAACAGAGTTGGTACGATCCCCTTGCGATACTTTGTTCCTATCTAACCTCCTGTCAGGTTCTCATGGTCCATTGGTACTGGAAGATCCAAGTGGTTGCCGGCGAGCAGGGACTGCTTCATGATAAACAGACCAAAGCTGCGGCTGTGGCCGGTCTAGCCCCTGTCCTGCGACAAGTCCTATCAGAGGGTCGCTTTCGGGAAGCCAGGTTTCTCATCTACTCCAAGGCACATCTCCTGGAGGATACCGACCAGGCGATAGAGGAGCTGTGCGACTTCCTCGAGTACTTGACAGATCCAGCATTCATCATCGAAAGGGCTTTCACCCTGGTAGACTTGGCCGGCTTGCAGTTGAAGTCAGGCAGCGAAGCTGTGCTAGCTCTAGCGGCGGAAAACTTCAAGCTCGCCAAAGATATATTCACACAATGTGGCCATACATTTGGTAATATCGACATTGATCTGCTTCTAATCTCTGCCGACAAAACCATCTCAGCGGGCGAAAGGTTTctggccaagaccaagattgCCGATCGTTACTTTGAAGTCCACCAGTATCAAAACGGCATCCGTTGCCTCGCGGTAGCCATTTCACCGGACATGATCGTTGACACCTACTATGAAGACGTTGTCAAGTCCCTTGAGCTGCTAGACCGGATGATCAACGAGTGTGGCAGCGAGATATTGAAGCAGATATCCCTGCTCCATTCCGTCTGTCAAGCAAGTCTCAAGGCGCCAGAATACGGATTTGCCTTGCAGTCTCTGGAGTCCTATTTCTGCAACGTACCAGAGGAGATCAGCCCCAAGTTTCATTCGTACATGGGTATCATTCTGGGCTCGGTGTATTCCAAGTTTGGGGAAACCAAAAAGGCCGTCCGGGTTACAAGGCAGGCTTTGGAGATTTCCATGTCATGTGCGTCCTACGTTGACCAATCTGATGCAGCAACTCAGGTTGGGCATCACATGTTGAGCTTAGCTAGGGAACATCCCGAAGGGTCGGAAGAGTTCATGGAGATAACCTCCTCTGCTGTGGACTTTCTGAAAGAATGGGCAAACAAGGATGCTGAGCACGGTCATGCGGATGGCGAGGTATTGAAATGTCTCTTCATCGCCGAATGGGACAGCGACGGCCAAAGGTGGATGGAACGGGTCAAGAAACACATCCCTGATTCAGCTGATGCTCTGGCAAGGATTCCGGTTGTAGATTTGGAGCTGCGTCTTCTCATGCGTCAAGGAAGGTTCTCCGATGGCCTAGCACTCTCTACTCAACTTGTGGAACAGCTACAGAGGCTTACAGATGTGCCGCCATTCAAGAAGGCGCAGACACTTTTGAACGCTTGTATTCAAGCCTTCGTTTGTGTTCAGAGTACCTTTCGTCAAGACAAAGCGTTGGCCCCTGAGGAATCCCAGTCGGCCGTGAAGCTTCTTTGGGCCGCATTGCAGCACTCATATGATGCTCTACAGTTATACCGGCAAGCGAACGGGGTTGAGCTGGTCGTTGACTGCACCCTCTTTGTATGGGAGATCATAAACTTGGCTGTACTGACAATGTCGGATGATGGACGTCATGGACTGCTTACCGCTTTCATGGGGGATATGAGACAAACCGAAAGGCTTTGTGACAGCATGAGGCAAAGCGTATTGTCGGTTGCAGGACTCCAGAGTCTCATGCATAAGAGATTTCTTGTATCAAAGAAGGCCAGCCTCAAACTCTACAGTGTCGCAGTGGAGCTTGCTTTGAAATTGCACGACCCAGCTGGTGCCTGGCTTTGGTTGCAGAAAGGAAAGGCTAGAGCATTTGCCGATGCCCTGGGTGCTGACTGCATCCTCCCTCAGAGGCTCGTGGATCAGATCAACAAAGATCACACCGCTTACGAACTCCTCAGGGCAGAGCAGAGCATTCTCGAACTTCTTCAGGAGCCCAACGTCAACCATGTTGTTGCCTCACGCCGGTTGGCAGCGTTGAAAAAGAAGATGGAAGAACATCCGCTCTTGGTCGAGGCTGCTAAGCTCAGGGGCCAGCTGTTGGATTTGGACCTTTCAACTGATGAGCTGAAACAAGCTCTGCAAGCAACAGGTCTCGCGGCTGACAGAGTCAAGTTTGTCGATTGGCATGTCCCAATGTTGGCCAACACTACAAATCAAAACATTCGCCTCTTTGTACGCCAGTTGGATGGCACCACCTATACGCAGCAACTGCCGCTCAACATTCATCAAGTAAAAGATTGGATAGCCAAGACCCTTGCATATCCCGAGATGGCTACGCCACCACTGGCAAGAAAGACGGGAAACCAACTGCTCAAGAAGATGAACGGCTTGGTTGAAGGCTTGCTTGAGTTTACATCAGAAGGCGACCTGTTGATCCTATCGCCGTCTGGTCCCTTGAACAGCATACCATTGCACGCACTGGAAGTTGGCAAGCAGCCCTTGGTTGAGAGGAATCTTGTCGTGAACGCCTCCAGTGTTGCTACGCTCGGTCAGTGTCTGCTTCGGatatcaccagcaccaccgacAGACGGACAACCTCGACAATCATACGGCGCCAAGTATTTTGCTGTGTACGAGGAACCTGACAGGTTACTGGAACGAGAACAGATCTTTCACCATATCGAATCACTCCCCGGAGCGTTTCCGGGTACTGTCGTCGTTGGGTCTCAGGTGACAAAGCCTCGCTTTCTCCAGGAGTGTGCAACCGCCAACTGGATTCATTATCACGGCCATGCTCGCTATAGTAACCAGGATATCCTAAAGTCATCCCTGGTGCTCAGCGATGGAACAGACATCCTCGGCCACGATAGCAATACCGGAAATGGGGATGGAGATCTGACAGTCGACGCCGAGGCAGACCTTCTCGAGACTGTTGAAGCGGAATACGATGATGACAACAATAATGAGGACGCTGTTGACAATAGCGAAGGAATAGACGAGCTCCTCGTCTCGGAGTTGTTCGAAGCCACACTTCCCCGAGGTGGCGTCCACTTCACCATTATTGCCTGTGACTCTGGCACGCAGGACATTGCACCCGGTGATGAACCTTTGGGAATTATACCGGCGCTGCTCTATGCGGGCGCCACGTCTGTCCTGGGTTGCCAGTGGCCTATCGACAGTCGGGCGGGGAGAGCTTTCAGTGAGGCGTTTTATCAGGAGGTCGCGAGCAGACAGACTGGCGGAGCTGTCAACTTGGCCAGTGCTCTGAGGTCTACGGTGATGAGaatgagaaggggggagttgggagcAGAGTTTAAACAGGCGTATTACTGGGCGCCGTTTGTGCTTCATGGCCTGTGGCTTTTTCCAGCGGGTTATGGAGCTCCTCCGCAATAACGACCACCACGCCACTACcagcgccaccaccagcgccaccaccatcaagaaaTCCAgcgttggttttggtttctcaccaagctcaaggttGTGAAGAAAGGGGGCTTTGCTGTGCGCCGAACTCAATACTTTGTGGCGGCCAATGAAGAGTTGGCTGGTTTAAGCTCGGTTTCCTTCCTTTCGCAACACCAAGCTTTGCAAACACTTGTAGTCTGATTCCGCAACAAAATTGTACCATTGACAATCCTTGACCACCAAATACACTTTCACTTTCCCCGCGCAGAAAGATGGTCCGCAGATCTCGTCGTCTTGCAGAGAAAAGCGAACGAGCTTTCCGCTTGGGATCTCTCCGGTTCGTCACATCTGTCCTGAAGTCGAACTGCAAAAGTACACATGCAAGACATGCGAAAGAAGATATCGGTGGGAATTCAACGGCCCCTGTGTTTGGAACTGTATCGTAACGATCGGGTGAGCTATGAGAGACCGGAAGATctcggaggggttggcgcCAGAGCTCAACACATATTCGCCGAGCGATTCCGCCGTCTGGAACACCTGATACTTGAGCCCTGGCGACCATGGTCGCACGGTGAAATGCGGCGTCGGGAAGAGTGTATGTGTTTGCCTATATGTGTTCGCCTCACCGCTAGTCAACTGTAACTATCGCACACATCAATATGCCAATATTGTTGCCATAGACCTCATCAGTCATTTTAGGCAACTTCCCCCACACCCTAAAGAAGATTTCAGCGACGATGTCATTCACTATTTGAGGTTGCTTGTTCAGGTGGCAACCCCGACGTCTGTGTGGCAGATCCGGAGGGAAGCGAGCATTAGAAAAGCGTGGACGAGGCCTGAGGCGTAGACAGTCACATTtgggagttgttggagaggtgTCTGTTTGGAGTCTTCAGTCTTGCTTGTTTTGGGCCTCAGGGGTCACTCCATCTCAAGAGAATTATTGCCTGATACTTTTGCCCTCGTGAGCAGGTTTCGTCATGGGCTATTGTCATTATTGAGTCACGGGTTCAATAGCGGGCACCTTGATGGTTTGATGGTGGCAGATACCTGAGGCATCTTGTGGTAgcaggttggggttggtgagcaTCTAGTTCGTCCAAGAGACATGGGTAAaaatggcgagggaggaagcCATTTCTACGAAGGCCGTGATACTATGTCTGATTAAGGTAGGGAGGACTTTTCTGAGATCTAATTTGGGTATGTGTGGCCTTTGTTTATGTAGATATCTGTGGACTTTGTGCTGCCATCTGATGTATCCAAACATCAAAGGATGATCCTCCCTGACCTCCATACGACTCTCACTTGCTCCCTGCTCGTCAACAAATGAAATGACGTAGTCGCCTTGGGGCTGACCGATGTCGTTCCTGCCTTCGCTGGTAAATACACCCAACACTTTTTATTGTGCCCCAGGCCATAATAGCTGGTGGCCAGAGTTTTCTATTCGCGTCCTCGAGACTCTCGGCCCCTCATATTTCTTCCtcgctctcttcttcctcctctttcatctttcaccctcctcttttctctttacCTTTTAGCGTCGACCTTTCACCGTTCACATTTCACGCCTTATCCCACCCACACTTTTCGACTCTTTTTTCACTAGAACAACATCAAAGAGTCGAAAGAAAACATGGCCTCCATGATGGGAGATGCTAGCTACAATCTCGTCGACATGGCCGCCACGACGGTCAACGTCAAAGAGGGGCTCATCGAGACGTCCGTCATGATGGTCAATCCCAAGCACGAGTCCATCGATGTCTCCACTGACgacttcctcctcaacttcgccatcaccacattCACTTCCGCCACGGACCAGGTCCACGACGACCATATGCAGGCCCTCAGCCATCTGTTCCCTGAAAAGGCCGGCGCCGCCCGCCTCGAGGCACATCCGCCCTTGGATTTCGCCACGCATGAGGAGTGCCACAGTACTTCCAAGCTGCTTCTCTCTGGCGGTGCGAACTTTCCCTTTGGCAGTGCGAACCTTTCCTCTGGCAGCGCTGGCTTGAAAGGAACCGGTCATGATTCACCCATCGATTCAGCCACCTCGATGACCTCGGACAGTTCACCCAGTTCGACGACGTCCCCTCGcagctcgcccagctccACGTCCACGGACGACGCCGTGGTTTTTGCCCTCGCGGATGGACACGAAGGAAAGAAGGAACCCACCCTGGGAGAGCCAGAAAAGGGCACTCTGGCCTAGTACGCCTGGGTCAACATTCACGACTACTGCTGGGAAAAGGCCTCGGAGATGGACGACTTGCCCGTCGAGATGACAGAGGACGAGTTCATCGACAAGGGCGCGAGTTACTACATGGATCTTCCCCTTCAATACGCCGTTGCGAGGGCCTATTCGCGCATCATGCTTGACGGAGAGGATTTTCCGTTGGATGAGTGGTCTCTTTTTGAACAGGTCCCGGAGCTGATGGATTGGGAGTTTTCTCATGGGACTTGTCATGTCAAGGGCTTGATCGAGTTTTGCTGCGGGCATGTTGCTAGGGTGTATGAGGATTGGGAGTCGGGGAGGGATGCGGAGGTCACTCTTGTGTGAATTGACttttttgagggggtgggtttggtgtgTGTAGAGAGGCTTGGAGATGTGATGGATTTGGCGGGAGGCACAAACCCAAAGGGCGGTTCAGGATGTGTAGCTGTTTGGTCACAGACGGGATCAGAAGGTGTGGAGCCCTTGGGGACTGTGGATTTGCAAAGGATAGCGCTGGAGGTTTCTGTATAATGGGATTTGTTGGTCTGGGTATCAGGTTCgagcttggggaggttggggggtttgatgtggggggtttggtggtgatgaactCTGTGCCTTGGGCATGGGGAATATCTGAGGCGTGGGAGGTTGTTTTTAATTGGGCAAAGTGCATCTCGACGTAATTGTGCATGTTACAGCGTAGTCAGAGTCCCTGCCATAGAAGCCGTAACTTGAAAACTGAATCAGCGTGGTCGGGGGCAGATTTATCCCCGAGTGTTTTTTAATGCGTGCACTGACGTCAGCttgtgtgtgatgtgtgaTGCGAAGAGTGAAAAGGGAGAAGCCCAAAGAAAACACCGTTTGAGGAAGGCGGGAATATGCTGTGGCCGAGCAGCAGAAGGTAAACAAGAGTGAGTTGCAGAGAATGTTAATATTCAATGTTAAAAATAATGTGAAAGGGGAGAGCGTTGTCTCCGTGCTGTTGATGTGCCAAGCCTGCGGCCCGCTTGCATCATCCCGGGAGGCGGCCCCACCATCCCGATGGCGACCCCGCGTGGGGAGGACATTCAGCGCCGATGATGTTGAACGGCTGCTAGTTTATTGGAAATATTGGCCAAGGCAAAAGAAGATATGTATGTAATATAGATTCCTGTCTGGCGCATAGAGAACGGCAAAAGGGACGTCTATGCAACCCTCGCACTTCACCAGTTTTCGGagagcaccagcaccggACAAACGGAACCAACCCCACGCCCTCGGGATCAGATCGTGCGCCTTCGGGACGGATTTGAGTGTATTTCCTGGGTACCTTAAGCTAGAATTGATTTGGACTGAGATCTATTTGTCAATTGCTTTTGGTTGCACTGATCACACTGCCTTGGGTTTGACAACTTGTCCACGTGCCCGACTGATCCGGCCGGATGACAATGCCGCGGCGGCAGGGCAGGCACCGGGTAGCGATCGCCGAATACAACCGGCCCTGCTGGGCTGCTGGGGCTGGATATGTACAGCCCCTCAATTTTTGGCAGCTGAGTGTCGCATTTCCTTCAACGCTCGACCAGACGCTCGAATCGATTCTTTTGACAGACACGACGTTTCAAAAAGCCTACACGGACGGCGCATACTTGATTAAATATTCACGGAAAGACACACTTTTACCAATAGATTGTCTCGCGCACCATCCACAACCCCACACACCCCGTTCCCGCCTTGCTCCTCGTCGCAAACCTTGGCTCGGTTCGCTCTCGGTGGCAAACCTGCCAGAAGTTACAGATAGGGGCGAGACAGTCATACGATGCCTCCCGCGCCCTGACACGATCTGCTATATTTGACACAGGTATCGAAATCGGATAGCACAGTATGCGCGCGCCGCTTGTGGCAGGTGTTCCTTGCAAGAGGGCCCTGACGTCGACGTCACTATCACGACCGGTAGTAGTTCGGACGGGAGGAGCAACGTCGCGACGAACGCTTTCTACCAACGCTCGAACCCTCCGACCTGCGAACAAGCCGACCGAGCTGTCATGTTTGCGacctggggggagggtggccTACCCGGCTGTTTTCAGTGCTGGGCAAAGGAGGCGGAAGGCGTCTGCTGTTGCGACTGCTGCTACTActtttgaggatgggggggtgccGGTCGAGGAAGGGATATCCCTAAAGGAAcatggggaggtgaaggaggtgaggaatgAGAAGGATGTTGGGCCTGCGGAGGAGTATGATAGaagagtggaggaggggttgttgaggaatgACGAGCACCAACGAGGTGAGCGACCATAAcgacaagaaggggaagagatggGTGACTAACTCTGGTTTGTGTGCAGGAATCATCCAAAGCCTACAGCATCTCCACGAGGAACTGCGACACTACACCGCGCCACCTGTCGTCCGACCCACGCTTGAGAGCCTAAAGCCGCAAAAGAGTTTATTTTCCTGGTTTGGCAAGGACACCAAGCCGACGATTGGGAAGATTCCTACCAATTTGCCAAGGGGGTTATACCTCTACGGCGACGTCGGGTGCGGAAAGACAATGATGATGGATCTGTTCTACGACACGCTCCCGCAGTCGGTCAAGTCCAAGACGAGGATACACTTCCACAATTTCATGCAGGATGTCCACAAGCGGCTTCACAAGATGAAGATGCAGTATGGCAGTGATGTCGACTGCGTCCCGTTTGTCGCGGCCGAGATTGCAGAGCAGGGGAATGTCTTGTGTTTTGACGAGTTTCAGTGCACCGATGTGGCGGACGCCATGATtttgaggaggctgctggagGCGTTGATGTCGCatggggtggtgctggtcaCGACGAGCAACAGGCATCCGGATGAGCTGTACATGAATGGGATCCAGCGCGAGAGTTTCATACCGGCGATTCATCTGCTGAAAAACAGGCTGCATGTTATCAATTTGGACTCGACGACGGATTACCGCAAGATTCCGAGGCCACCGTCGGGGGTGTACCACACCCCGCTCGACGCTCATGCTGCTTCTCACGCCGAGAAGTGGTTTCGGTTTTTGGGTGATCCCGAGTCGCCGGAGCCGCATCCTGAGGTGCAGaaggtttgggggagggagattaTCGTGCCGAGGGTGAGTGGGAGGTGTGCGTGGTTTACGTTTGATGAGTTGATTGGCAAGCCGACCAGCGCGGCGGATTACATCGAGCTCATGCGCTCGTATGACGCGTTCATCGTTACGGAGGTTCCCGGGATGACATATCGGCAGCGGGATCTTGCGAGGAGGTTTATCACTTTTATTGATGCCGTGTACGAGTCACATGCGAAGCTGGTGCTCACCACTGCTGCGCCGTTGAGGGAGCTGTTTGTCTCCAAAGCGGAGATTCGGGAGTCGCTGAAGGCGGCAGGCAGAAGCAGCGAGGTGCTGGATGATAGCTCGGTGGAGGACGTGATGAGTCACATGATGGATGACCTGGAGCACAACGCCGAGCAGCTGTCAAAGTCGAATCTGTTTACgggcgatgaggaggcttttgcttttgcgAGGGCgctgtcgaggttgacggaGATGGGGAGCAAGAtgtgggtggagagggggatggggttggagagtcagggggggaagaaggagagggatgatTGGGCCAAGACGAGGAGCAGGCAGATGGAGGATAGTATGTAGTTTCCTTTTGTCTGTGTAAACCGAGCGGCATTGGGTGGGTGGCAAAGCATTTGCGGCGTTGCAGGATGGACTGGATAGTGGCTACCGAGGTGGTGCTTTTTGAGTATATGTTTTGGATAGTGTCAGAATACATCGTTCTCGTCCACATACCTCCTTTATCATTTCTCATCTCATGTCCTTCGTCTCATCCATTTGTTTCCCTTCCTGTCCTCTAATAAATCCCCGGGATcaaaacccacccaaccctctGCTTATGCTGCGTCCAAGCCCCCCCATACCGGTTGCTCATATACTCATCCATCAATCCCACACTCTCCCCCGCAAAGTGACCAGCATGCGCCAACCCCATCCCTAGCCCagcccaccaaccccccg belongs to Podospora bellae-mahoneyi strain CBS 112042 chromosome 6, whole genome shotgun sequence and includes:
- the AFG1 gene encoding ATPase (EggNog:ENOG503NV41; BUSCO:EOG09262OJ4; COG:S), which gives rise to MRAPLVAGVPCKRALTSTSLSRPVVVRTGGATSRRTLSTNARTLRPANKPTELSCLRPGGRVAYPAVFSAGQRRRKASAVATAATTFEDGGVPVEEGISLKEHGEVKEVRNEKDVGPAEEYDRRVEEGLLRNDEHQRGIIQSLQHLHEELRHYTAPPVVRPTLESLKPQKSLFSWFGKDTKPTIGKIPTNLPRGLYLYGDVGCGKTMMMDLFYDTLPQSVKSKTRIHFHNFMQDVHKRLHKMKMQYGSDVDCVPFVAAEIAEQGNVLCFDEFQCTDVADAMILRRLLEALMSHGVVLVTTSNRHPDELYMNGIQRESFIPAIHLLKNRLHVINLDSTTDYRKIPRPPSGVYHTPLDAHAASHAEKWFRFLGDPESPEPHPEVQKVWGREIIVPRVSGRCAWFTFDELIGKPTSAADYIELMRSYDAFIVTEVPGMTYRQRDLARRFITFIDAVYESHAKLVLTTAAPLRELFVSKAEIRESLKAAGRSSEVLDDSSVEDVMSHMMDDLEHNAEQLSKSNLFTGDEEAFAFARALSRLTEMGSKMWVERGMGLESQGGKKERDDWAKTRSRQMEDSM
- the NOT4_1 gene encoding General negative regulator of transcription subunit 4 (EggNog:ENOG503NUX1; COG:A), with the translated sequence MDDLPVEMTEDEFIDKGASYYMDLPLQYAVARAYSRIMLDGEDFPLDEWSLFEQVPELMDWEFSHGTCHVKGLIEFCCGHVARVYEDWESGRDAEVTLV
- a CDS encoding hypothetical protein (EggNog:ENOG503NUCN; COG:S); translation: MEQHIEETKATIRGHRSRGTFAEGHEFIRALPEEIRSLPSITIEIAQLYLVQGRYTLAAKTCEDQPSASGEERAALDLLQAFIGIGRYSKLRTALRIAQEIGEAWHLTGRYEESKLSQQLQAVTIKDSEGEASPLTENRVLMVHWYWKIQVVAGEQGLLHDKQTKAAAVAGLAPVLRQVLSEGRFREARFLIYSKAHLLEDTDQAIEELCDFLEYLTDPAFIIERAFTLVDLAGLQLKSGSEAVLALAAENFKLAKDIFTQCGHTFGNIDIDLLLISADKTISAGERFLAKTKIADRYFEVHQYQNGIRCLAVAISPDMIVDTYYEDVVKSLELLDRMINECGSEILKQISLLHSVCQASLKAPEYGFALQSLESYFCNVPEEISPKFHSYMGIILGSVYSKFGETKKAVRVTRQALEISMSCASYVDQSDAATQVGHHMLSLAREHPEGSEEFMEITSSAVDFLKEWANKDAEHGHADGEVLKCLFIAEWDSDGQRWMERVKKHIPDSADALARIPVVDLELRLLMRQGRFSDGLALSTQLVEQLQRLTDVPPFKKAQTLLNACIQAFVCVQSTFRQDKALAPEESQSAVKLLWAALQHSYDALQLYRQANGVELVVDCTLFVWEIINLAVLTMSDDGRHGLLTAFMGDMRQTERLCDSMRQSVLSVAGLQSLMHKRFLVSKKASLKLYSVAVELALKLHDPAGAWLWLQKGKARAFADALGADCILPQRLVDQINKDHTAYELLRAEQSILELLQEPNVNHVVASRRLAALKKKMEEHPLLVEAAKLRGQLLDLDLSTDELKQALQATGLAADRVKFVDWHVPMLANTTNQNIRLFVRQLDGTTYTQQLPLNIHQVKDWIAKTLAYPEMATPPLARKTGNQLLKKMNGLVEGLLEFTSEGDLLILSPSGPLNSIPLHALEVGKQPLVERNLVVNASSVATLGQCLLRISPAPPTDGQPRQSYGAKYFAVYEEPDRLLEREQIFHHIESLPGAFPGTVVVGSQVTKPRFLQECATANWIHYHGHARYSNQDILKSSLVLSDGTDILGHDSNTGNGDGDLTVDAEADLLETVEAEYDDDNNNEDAVDNSEGIDELLVSELFEATLPRGGVHFTIIACDSGTQDIAPGDEPLGIIPALLYAGATSVLGCQWPIDSRAGRAFSEAFYQEVASRQTGGAVNLASALRSTVMRMRRGELGAEFKQAYYWAPFVLHGLWLFPAGYGAPPQ